From the genome of Eublepharis macularius isolate TG4126 chromosome 12, MPM_Emac_v1.0, whole genome shotgun sequence, one region includes:
- the LOC129339183 gene encoding olfactory receptor 1020-like, producing MPATKRGLAAAKEEAEAKTPVAAKTPAVAAGRAAAARGAAVAATAAGRPVTAGKPAAVKGLAAAAEGTVAKTLAATREPAPGQPVQTAATEPEQRLQKDNVAFGKKDACQYSSVGGQDSKDFNSYCVFSLGAQNIQFSKTDWVNQSITYFILLGFGKDPELQILLFLFFLIIYVVTIIGNLLIAGLVISDRHLHRPMYYFLANLSSLETCYTSIILPRMLASFLTGDRTISVIGCIVQFNVFSSLTATECYLLAVMSYDRYLAIRRPLHYATLMKGRFCFQLATGSWVSGFLASTATTSLLSKFNFCDSNEIDHFFCDFAPLLKLSCSDTTLMKLVTFVLSVIFTLPCFVLTVASYVYIISTILKIPSTKGRQKAFSTCSSHLMVVTIFYGTLIIVYLLPDSPTLQDLNKVLSLFYTVLTPMINPLIYSLRNKDVQEALKKKLVKFLPFTGSKGIKEGFIHIH from the exons ATGCCGGCCACGAAGAGGGGGCTGGCCGCAGCAAAGGAGGAGGCCGAAGCAAAGACGCCAGTCGCGGCCAAAACACCGGCAGTGGCGGCGGGCCGAGCCGCGGCGGCGAGGGGAGCCGCGGTGGCAGCAACCGCAGCAGGGAGACCAGTCACGGCGGGGAAGCCAGCCGCCGTGAAGGGACTGGCTGCGGCGGCGGAGGGGACCGTGGCGAAGACGCTGGCCGCAACGAGGGAGCCAGCACCGGGGCAGCCGGTGCAAACAGCTGCAACTGAGCCCGAGCAGAG GCTTCAGAAagataatgtagcatttgggaagaAAGATGCATGTCAGTATTCCAGTGTTGGAGGCCAAGATAGCAAAGACTTCAACAGTTACTGTGTTTTTTCCCTTGGTGCTCAG AATATTCAGTTCTCCAAGACAGACTGGGTAAATCAAAGCATCACATACTTCATCCTTCTGGGATTTGGGAAAGACCCTGAACTGCAGATCCTTCTCTTCCTATTCTTTCTGATTATCTATGTTGTAACTATCATTGGCAACCTCCTCATTGCTGGATTAGTAATATCTGATCGCCACCTTCACAGGCCAATGTATTATTTCCTGGCCAACCTTTCAAGCTTGGAAACCTGCTACACTTCCATCATTCTACCCAGGATGTTGGCCAGTTTCCTAACTGGGGACAGAACTATTTCTGTCATTGGCTGCATTGTACAATTTAATGTATTTAGCTCTCTGACTGCCACAGAATGTTATCTTCTGGCTGTGATGTCCTATGATCGGTATTTAGCAATACGTAGACCATTACACTATGCCACACTTATGAAGGGTCGGTTTTGCTTTCAGCTAGCAACTGGATCTTGGGTTAGTGGATTTCTTGCCAGTACTGCAACAACTTCATTGTTGTCCAAGTTCAATTTTTGTGATTCCAACGAGATAGATCACTTCTTCTGTGATTTTGCCCCCTTGTTAAAACTCTCATGTAGTGATACCACTCTCATGAAACTTGTCACTTTTGTGCTGTCTGTCATTTTCACTCTGCCCTGTTTTGTTTTAACTGTGGCATCTTATGTTTATATCATCAGCACCATTTTGAAGATTCCATCTACCAAAGGGAGGCAAAAGGCTTTCTCCACCTGCTCCTCTCACCTGATGGTTGTCACAATCTTCTATGGGACTCTCATCATTGTGTACCTATTGCCAGATTCCCCTACACTACAGGATCTCAACAAAGTCCTTTCTTTGTTCTATACAGTTTTGACTCCCATGATAAATCCTCTCATATACAGTCTCAGAAACAAAGATGTTCAGGAGGCCCTGAAAAAAAAACTTGTAAAGTTTCTGCCATTCACAGGAAGCAAGGGAATCAAAGAGGGTTTCATTcacatacattaa